In one Ananas comosus cultivar F153 linkage group 12, ASM154086v1, whole genome shotgun sequence genomic region, the following are encoded:
- the LOC109718909 gene encoding nuclear nucleic acid-binding protein C1D has protein sequence MPRRAPMASDAAAAAAAGDGGAAVSSSGIVPISAVEALAKTLGHAEEVRAQLSEFLAAADPDALADLPPLRRARAFLALARAASSLFSVRLRCSGINPDDHPMAKELERLSLHEEKLERFESWSKAPLRPSTTLNYQAATRFIGHSLPHLTSEQRKSMRDISRGRGVRSRPSNDRARKKRKEADRPNVRLAAQEFLEKAARELFSSKETGVKGPLRIISDEDDE, from the exons atgcCTCGTAGAGCACCCATGGcctccgacgccgccgccgccgccgccgccggagatgGTGGCGCCGCCGTCTCCTCCTCCGGCATCGTCCCGATCTCGGCCGTGGAAGCGCTGGCCAAAACCCTAGGGCACGCCGAGGAGGTCCGTGCCCAACTCAGCGAGTTCCTCGCCGCGGCCGACCCCGACGCCCTCGCCGATCTCCCCCCACTCCGCCGCGCCCGCGCGTTCCTCGCGCTCGCTAGGGCCGCCTCCTCCCTCTTCTCAg TGCGATTGCGATGTAGCGGGATCAACCCGGATGATCACCCCATGGCAAAAGAgctt GAGAGGTTAAGTTTGCATGAAGAGAAATTGGAGCGGTTCGAGAGCTGGAGCAAAG CTCCGCTACGGCCTTCGACGACCTTAAACTACCAGGCGGCAACCCGTTTCATCGGGCATTCGCTGCCGCACTTAACATCTG AGCAGAGGAAAAGTATGCGGGACATCAGTCGAGGACGCGGAGTGAGGAGTAGACCTTCTAACGATAGGGCTCGTAAGAAGAGGAAGGAAGCTGACAGGCCGAACGTACGTCTGGCCGCGCAAGAGTTTCTTGAAAAGGCAGCTCGGGAACTTTTTAGCTCGAAGGAGACTGGTGTGAAAGGCCCTCTGCGAATTATCTCAGATGAAGACGATGAATAA
- the LOC109718790 gene encoding early nodulin-like protein 3, translating into MATTTTTSLSYLCIVALFAVLAISEAADFLVGGSSNAWKIPTSASDTLNQWAAANRFQVGDSLVWKYEKEKDSVLQVTREDYLSCNTSSPIAEHKDGATAVKLARSGAYYFVSGAEGACEKGEKVIVVVMAARRRWD; encoded by the exons AtggcaacaacaacaacaacgtcCTTGTCCTACCTCTGTATCGTCGCCCTCTTCGCCGTCCTCGCCATCTCCGAAGCCGCCGATTTCTTGGTTGGGGGGAGCTCAAATGCTTGGAAGATTCCGACCTCGGCCTCCGACACCCTCAACCAGTGGGCCGCGGCCAACCGCTTCCAAGTCGGCGACTCTCTCG tgtgGAAGTACGAAAAGGAGAAGGACTCGGTCCTTCAGGTGACGAGAGAGGACTACTTGAGCTGCAACACATCGAGCCCGATAGCGGAGCATAAGGACGGGGCCACGGCGGTGAAGCTCGCGCGGTCGGGCGCGTACTACTTCGTGAGCGGGGCCGAGGGGGCGTGCGAGAAGGGCGAGAAGGTGATAGTGGTGGTGATGGCGGCGAGACGGCGGTGGGATTGA